One stretch of Arachis hypogaea cultivar Tifrunner chromosome 20, arahy.Tifrunner.gnm2.J5K5, whole genome shotgun sequence DNA includes these proteins:
- the LOC112783415 gene encoding probable protein phosphatase 2C 47, with product MALGTNFKPQIATLLDQNGERIIGDLNHNIRKPPKDHSIIRHCSSNVWLAKSELDIGIEDLKANPEEKSKFSPTLRFGSCSEKGPKQFMEDEFICVDIIHEYSSAAMPSPAGFYGVFDGHGGIDAASFTKINILKLIVEDSHFPSNIKKAIKSAFVKVDHAFADTTSLDSSSGTTAIVALILERDLIVANVGDSRAVMGKRGKAIELSKDHKPNSTSERLRIEKLGGVIYDGYLNGQLSVARALGDWHIKGYKGNSMCPLSSEPELEEVVLTEEDEFLIMGCDGLWDVMSSQYAVTMVRKELMKHNDPMECARALVSEALQRNACDNLTVLVICFSMDPPPKIEIISRLHKRRSISAEAIDVLKGLINATS from the exons ATTATTGGGGATTTAAATCACAATATTAGAAAACCTCCAAAAGATCATTCAATTATTCGCCATTGCAGCAGTAACGTATGGTTGGCTAAATCG GAATTAGACATTGGGATTGAAGACTTGAAAGCAAATCCAGAAGAGAAATCAAAGTTTTCACCAACATTGCGATTTGGAAGTTGTTCTGAGAAAGGACCAAAGCAGTTCATGGAAGATGAGTTTATTTGTGTTGATATCATTCACGAATATTCCAGTGCTGCCATGCCTTCTCCAGCAGGATTTTATGGG gtATTTGATGGGCATGGAGGAATTGATGCGGCATCATTTACCAAAATAAACATTCTTAAGCTAATAGTTGAAGATTCACATTTTCCATCCAACATTAAGAAAGCTATTAAGAGTGCATTTGTGAAAGTGGATCATGCATTTGCAGATACTACTTCACTTGATAGTTCTTCAGGCACCACAGCAATTGTTGCCCTTATTTTGGAAAG GGACTTGATAGTTGCCAATGTGGGGGATTCTCGTGCCGTAATGGGAAAAAGAGGTAAAGCCATAGAACTTTCCAAAGATCATAAGCCAAACAGCACTTCTGAAAGATTAAGAATTGAGAAACTAGGTGGTGTGATCTATGATGGATACCTCAATGGACAACTATCAGTGGCACGTGCTCTTGGGGATTGGCACATCAAAGGTTACAAAG gTAATTCAATGTGCCCATTAAGCTCAGAGCCAGAATTAGAAGAGGTTGTATTAACAGAAGAAGATGAGTTCTTAATAATGGGGTGTGATGGATTATGGGATGTGATGAGTAGCCAATATGCTGTGACAATGGTGAGAAAAGAGCTGATGAAACACAATGATCCAATGGAATGTGCAAGAGCTCTTGTTTCTGAAGCACTTCAACGCAATGCATGTGACAATCTCACTGTTTTGGTCATTTGTTTCTCCATGGATCCACCTCCTAAGATTGAAATCATCTCCAGGTTACATAAGAGGAGGAGTATTTCAGCTGAAGCCATTGACGTTCTCAAGGGTTTGATCAATGCCACAAGTTAA
- the LOC112784509 gene encoding amino acid transporter AVT3B-like — MGLQKKNRTKSSSSSAPNEDTPLLGGHYQPLSSKTKTFANIFIAIVGAGVLGLPYCFKKTGWILGLIMLFTVGFFTHYCMILLVQTRRKLESSFSHTISRGSSKINSFGDLGYAIWGPSGKSFVDLMIVLSQFSFCVGYLIFVSTTLAYLSKYDSILGLTPKVLIHWACFPFQLALNAIPTLTHLAPLSIFADIVDFAAKSVVMIEDVFICFENRPNLKAFGGFPMFFYGIGVAVYAFEGIGMVLPLESEAKDKEKFGDVLGLAMMLISILYGSFGALGYFAFGDETQEIITTNFGQGLISDLVQFCLCINLFFTFPLMMNPVYEVIEGRFCDSRYCLWMRWLMVLGVSLVAIFVPNFTDFLSLVGSSVCVILSFVMPALFHLVVFKEELGLKCVVRDGLIMFFGFVIAVSGTWYSLLEIFENDV; from the coding sequence ATGGGGCTTCAAAAGAAGAATCGTACAaagtcttcatcatcatcagcacCAAATGAAGATACTCCTCTATTGGGTGGCCATTATCAACCACTTTCCTCCAAAACCAAAACCTTTGCAAATATTTTCATAGCCATTGTTGGTGCAGGTGTTCTTGGCCTTCCTTATTGTTTCAAAAAAACCGGTTGGATATTAGGGCTAATTATGCTTTTTACCGTGGGCTTTTTCACACATTATTGCATGATACTCCTCGTCCAAACGCGACGCAAGCTCGAATCATCTTTTTCCCACACTATCTCCAGAGGATCTTCGAAAATCAATTCATTTGGTGACTTAGGTTATGCTATATGGGGACCCTCTGGCAAATCGTTTGTGGATTTGATGATTGTGCTTTCGCAATTCAGTTTCTGTGTTGGTTATCTTATTTTCGTATCGACCACTCTCGCCTACCTCTCAAAATATGATTCAATTCTTGGTTTGACGCCCAAGGTGTTGATCCATTGGGCTTGTTTCCCATTTCAGCTTGCCCTAAATGCGATTCCAACCCTAACCCATTTGGCTCCTTTGAGCATTTTCGCAGATATTGTTGATTTCGCGGCGAAAAGTGTTGTAATGATTGAGGATGTCTTCATATGCTTTGAGAATAGGCCTAATTTGAAGGCCTTTGGTGGATTCCCTATGTTCTTCTACGGTATTGGTGTCGCGGTTTATGCTTTTGAAGGAATAGGGATGGTTTTACCATTGGAATCTGAGGCCAAAGATAAGGAAAAGTTTGGTGATGTTTTGGGTTTGGCAATGATGTTAATTTCCATATTATATGGTTCATTTGGTGCATTAGGTTACTTTGCTTTTGGTGATGAGACACAAGAGATTATAACTACAAATTTTGGGCAAGGGCTAATTAGTGATTTGGTGCAATTTTGTCTTTGCATAAATTTGTTCTTCACTTTTCCATTGATGATGAATCCTGTTTATGAGGTTATTGAGGGTAGGTTTTGTGATTCTAGGTATTGTTTGTGGATGAGGTGGTTGATGGTGTTAGGGGTAAGTTTGGTAGCAATTTTTGTACCTAATTTTACAGATTTTCTATCTCTTGTTGGGAGTAGTGTTTGTGTTATTCTTAGTTTTGTGATGCCTGCTTTGTTTCACTTAGTTGTGTTTAAAGAGGAATTAGGTTTGAAGTGTGTGGTAAGAGATGGGTTAATTATGTTTTTTGGATTTGTTATTGCTGTTTCAGGAACATGGtattctctattagagatttttgagaatgatgtttga
- the LOC112782263 gene encoding uncharacterized protein has product MMSCSPSSSSSEEEDESFESYRRGGYHAVKIGDQFAGGRYIAQKKLGWGQFSTVWLAYDTKDEKYVALKIQKSAAQFVQAALHEIDILSAIGDGTPSHTKFVAQLIDHFKHTGPNGNHLCMVLEFLGDSLLRLIKYTRYKGIPLKKVREICTCILIGLDYLHREHGIIHTDLKPENILLISPINPSRDPLSSGASPILERPEGSISPSPSHMEKRLKRRARRMSMSLSIGRGDSIDEYPKRNIEEIDVRCKIVDFGNACWADNQFTDLVQTRQYRAPEVILQAGYSYSIDMWSFACIAFELATGDMLFNPRAGQGFSEDEDHLALMMELLGKFPKKIATSGAKCKDFFDRFGDLKRIRRLKMCPLKKLLVERYKFSEKDANEFSEFLLPLLDLSPEKRPSAQQCLQHPWIKDIDYAPFDIINNGNSLENLNVGMRNLQIAVGK; this is encoded by the exons ATGATGTCGtgttctccatcatcatcatcatctgaagaagaagatgagagcTTTGAATCTTATCGAAGAGGAGGGTATCATGCTGTTAAAATTGGTGATCAATTTGCAGGTGGTAGGTACATAGCACAAAAGAAGCTTGGTTGGGGTCAATTTTCCACCGTTTGGCTTGCTTATGATACTAAAGATGag AAATATGTTGCTCTAAAGATCCAGAAAAGTGCAGCACAATTTGTTCAAGCTGCACTTCATGAGATTGATATCCTTTCAGCCATTGGAGATGGCACTCCTTCACACACAAAATTTGTTGCTCAACTAATTGATCACTTCAAGCACACAGGTCCAAATGGAAATCACCTTTGCATGGTTCTTGAGTTTCTTGGTGACAGTTTGCTTCGTCTAATCAAATACACACGTTACAAAGGAATTCCATTGAAAAAAGTTAGGGAGATTTGCACTTGCATATTGATTGGTTTGGATTACTTGCATAGAGAACATGGCATCATCCACACTGACCTAAAACCTGAAaatattcttcttatttctcccaTTAATCCATCTAGAGACCCTTTAAGCTCAGGAGCATCTCCCATTCTAGAAAGACCTGAAGGAAGCATCTCTCCATCTCCTAGTCACATGGAGAAGAGGCTCAAGAGGAGGGCGAGGAGGATGAGTATGAGTTTATCGATCGGCCGAGGCGATTCGATAGACGAATATCCGAAAAGGAACATAGAAGAAATTGATGTTAGGTGCAAGATAGTTGATTTTGGGAATGCTTGTTGGGCTGATAATCAATTTACAGATTTGGTTCAGACAAGGCAGTATAGGGCTCCTGAGGTTATATTGCAAGCTGGCTATTCCTACTCTATTGATATGTGGTCTTTTGCTTGTATTGCTTTTGAGCTTGCCACTGGTGACATGTTGTTCAACCCTAGGGCTGGACAGGGTTTTAGTGAAGATGAG GATCACCTTGCTTTGATGATGGAACTCCTAGGAAAGTTCCCTAAGAag atTGCTACTTCTGGGGCGAAATGTAAGGATTTCTTTGACAGATTtggagatttgaaaagaattagaAGACTAAAAATGTGTCCACTGAAGAAATTGTTGGTTGAAAGGTACAAATTTTCAGAGAAAGATGCCAatgaattttcagaatttcttttgcCACTTCTTGATCTTTCACCAGAGAAAAGGCCAAGTGCACAACAATGCTTGCAACACCCTTGGATCAAGGACATAGACTATGCTCCATTTGACATCATCAATAATGGAAATAGTCTTGAAAATCTCAATGTTGGCATGAGAAACCTTCAAATTGCTGTAGGAAAGTGA
- the LOC112782332 gene encoding uncharacterized protein: MARKVHNHKRHHEGMNNSQHSMKLQEEASKIMYKPEVKLPHSTKGSKNNGYSNVNSVRELMNEELSTQSCNRNNVPSIVARLMGLDMMPLGSRSVVLLSDQCITDQNMENKIFDDDGMGKKFTNPMLLEEELKKFKREFEAYQALRLKECPKVDERIRSVSQRTKSVQELVPCNTNSKTKRKGKGKVAMNKSRRRFDDTSLSPTQITILKPCCYHEESLINSSETSQGRTSTGLKDFLEEVKVKLLSEMQGKSTLEKCSSVRGSENERHNIKKQSNSKEVVCHRSSEFIDFVTRDVVEANLLHSQSTRSYRSEIEFNGQSSPEFISRGTMKYANLNDDSLLQKELSPMNLVRSFSAPLSGRFSRFSTGDQIRKKLEDLERMSFDAKKKKKKDRFGIREKVSYLKQKFGLRGKIFSKRIHSMVETPNSIEDGFMMRDLRSGPTVLMKHGRNHDNFTEVPPSPASMCSSVHEELWRQSAILSPISTPSVSSVDDSIMPQVYGDINSDLNELSKQLSQLEFDSSEEFATKRKSAEYEIERLLDPAESYIRDLLVASGLYFGSWDKYLQKEDTFTNPIANSIFEEVEESHKKCLVKENIIDNKLDHKMLLDLLNEALSIVLGQPLTMSRFRRKLNNSCIIQTPPCGKELLKLVWDIIHVSLYPPMSNTCSYSFDSLKAQDFGSISLYGLMNDEINNVLEMEMACSISDDLVEELIKDMMGF; encoded by the exons ATGGCCAGAAAAGTTCATAACCATAAGAGACATCATGAAG GTATGAATAATTCACAACATAGCATGAAGCTGCAAGAAGAAGCATCAAAGATTATGTACAAACCAGAAGTTAAATTACCT CACTCTACTAAAGGATCAAAGAACAATGGTTATTCAAATGTGAACTCAGTGAGAGAATTGATGAATGAGGAGTTATCTACACAATCATGCAACCGAAATAATGTACCAAGCATCGTGGCGAGGTTGATGGGACTAGATATGATGCCATTAGGCTCTAGATCTGTTGTTCTTCTATCAGATCAGTGCATAACTGATCAAAATATGGAGAATAAGATCTTTGATGATGATGGAATGGGAAAAAAGTTCACAAATCCAATGCTGCTGGAAGAAGAACTCAAGAAATTCAAGAGAGAATTTGAAGCATATCAAGCATTAAGGCTTAAGGAGTGTCCAAAAGTTGATGAAAGAATTCGAAGCGTTTCGCAAAGAACCAAGAGTGTTCAAGAATTGGTTCCATGTAATACAAATTCAAAgacaaagagaaagggaaagggaaaggtaGCAATGAACAAATCTAGAAGAAGATTTGATGATACATCACTTTCACCAACTCAGATAACTATCTTGAAGCCTTGTTGCTACCATGAAGAGAGTTTGATCAATTCATCAGAAACTTCACAAGGGAGAACAAGTACTGGTTTAAAAGATTTTCTTGAGGAAGTTAAGGTGAAGTTGTTAAGTGAAATGCAGGGGAAAAGTACTTTGGAAAAGTGTTCTTCGGTTCGAGGAAGCGAAAATGAGAGACATAACATTAAAAAACAATCCAATTCTAAAGAAGTGGTTTGTCATAGATCAAGTGAGTTCATAGATTTTGTGACTAGGGATGTTGTTGAAGCAAATTTACTCCATTCACAATCAACAAGATCTTATCGAAGTGAAATCGAGTTCAATGGACAGAGTTCCCCTGAATTTATCAGCAGAGGAACAATGAAGTATGCAAATTTGAATGATGATTCATTGCTTCAGAAGGAGTTATCTCCAATGAACCTTGTAAGATCCTTCTCAGCTCCTCTATCAGGAAGATTTAGCCGCTTTTCGACCGGTGATCAAATTCGGAAGAAGCTTGAAGATCTTGAAAGGATGTCTTTTGAtgctaagaagaagaagaaaaaagatagatttggaatTAGAGAAAAAGTTTCTTATCTTAAACAAAAGTTTGGTCTAAGAGGCAAGATTTTTTCCAAAAGGATTCATTCAATGGTTGAAACTCCAAATAGCATTGAAGATGGTTTCATGATGAGAGACCTCAGAAGTGGACCAACTGTTCTCATGAAACATGGGAGAAACCAT GATAATTTCACTGAGGTTCCTCCTAGTCCTGCATCTATGTGTAGCAGTGTTCATGAAGAACTTTGGAGGCAGAGTGCAATTTTAAGTCCAATTTCAACTCCAAGTGTATCTTCAGTAGATGATAGCATTATGCCACAGGTTTATGGAGATATCAACTCTGATTTAAATG AACTAAGTAAGCAACTAAGCCAACTTGAGTTTGACAGCTCAGAAGAATTCGCAACAAAGCGAAAATCTGCCGAGTACGAAATAGAACGGCTACTCGATCCGGCGGAGTCTTATATAAGAGATCTTCTTGTTgcttctggactttactttggATCATGGGACAAATACCTACAAAAAGAGGACACATTTACAAATCCTATAGCCAACTCAATTTTTGAAGAAGTGGAAGAATCTCACAAGAAATGTTTGGTGAAAGAGAATATTATTGATAACAAGTTAGATCACAAAATGTTACTTGATTTGTTAAATGAGGCACTTTCCATTGTTCTTGGACAACCTTTGACAATGTCTAGATTCAGAAGGAAACTCAATAATTCATGCATAATACAAACTCCACCATGTGGGAAGGAACTATTGAAGCTAGTATGGGACATTATCCATGTTTCATTGTATCCTCCAATGTCTAACACATGTTCTTATTCATTTGATAGTTTGAAGGCACAAGATTTTGGATCCATATCATTGTATGGACTAATGAATGATGAGATCAATAATGTCTTAGAAATGGAGATGGCATGTTCAATTAGTGATGATTTGGTTGAAGAACTCATAAAGGATATGATGGGATTTTAA